From a region of the Deinococcus apachensis DSM 19763 genome:
- a CDS encoding IS701 family transposase, translated as MPVPHNWQRSFSDFLSPCLKTLDHPKQRTCLPRYVRGLLAPLERKSTEPIAEHVGWPYQRLHHFLNVSPWTTDSLDCLLAERAQSLCAGKKGVLIIDDTALPKSGEHSVGVAHQYCGALGKLANRLAERSSACGCQALVTLTLADQRVFAPLGMRLFLPRGWTNDPARCCLAGVPEDLQTYRSKADLALEELDRVRAQGVTFRIVLADAGYGVSKEFRRALTTPGLTWAVGVVGHQKVFGQHVTVHDPPPKAKGKGRPSKHPVPSEQARPVRDVLHALPPHHWHTVKGGKKSRWLVVRARIADGVEDARGRHLPGELVWVVGEKRRGGKIKYYVTNHPANTSKTQIVRDIKARWGCETLHEQAKEELGLDHFEGRSWRGLTHHVALVILTMLFLQTVRASTCGTAQVVTLPQARREASRTLEEVRLGRCPHCGEQLQGAPP; from the coding sequence GTGCCCGTCCCCCACAACTGGCAGCGGTCATTTTCGGACTTCCTGTCTCCCTGTCTGAAAACCCTCGACCATCCCAAGCAGCGCACCTGCCTCCCCAGATACGTTCGGGGCCTGCTCGCTCCGTTGGAACGAAAGAGTACCGAGCCCATCGCTGAGCACGTCGGGTGGCCGTACCAACGCCTCCACCATTTCCTGAACGTCAGCCCCTGGACGACTGATTCACTCGACTGCCTCCTGGCCGAACGCGCTCAGTCCCTCTGCGCTGGGAAGAAGGGCGTGCTGATCATTGATGACACCGCTCTGCCTAAAAGCGGCGAGCACAGCGTCGGCGTGGCCCACCAGTATTGCGGTGCGCTGGGGAAACTCGCCAACCGACTGGCCGAGCGTAGCTCGGCCTGCGGCTGTCAGGCGCTGGTGACCCTGACCCTGGCCGACCAGCGTGTCTTCGCGCCGCTCGGCATGCGGCTGTTTCTGCCCAGGGGCTGGACGAACGATCCAGCGCGTTGCTGCCTCGCGGGCGTGCCCGAGGACCTTCAAACGTACAGGTCTAAGGCCGACCTCGCCCTGGAAGAACTCGACCGGGTCCGAGCCCAGGGCGTGACGTTTCGCATCGTCCTGGCTGACGCCGGATACGGCGTCAGCAAAGAGTTCCGTCGGGCGCTCACCACACCGGGCCTGACCTGGGCCGTGGGGGTCGTGGGGCACCAGAAGGTCTTCGGCCAGCACGTGACCGTCCACGACCCGCCGCCAAAAGCCAAGGGAAAGGGGCGACCCAGCAAGCATCCGGTTCCGAGTGAGCAGGCACGTCCCGTCAGGGACGTGCTGCATGCCTTACCGCCGCATCACTGGCACACGGTCAAGGGCGGCAAGAAGTCGCGCTGGCTGGTCGTGCGAGCACGCATTGCCGATGGTGTCGAGGACGCCCGTGGCCGCCATCTCCCCGGCGAGCTGGTCTGGGTGGTCGGGGAGAAGCGTCGAGGTGGTAAGATCAAGTACTACGTCACCAACCACCCGGCCAATACTTCCAAAACGCAGATCGTACGGGACATCAAGGCGCGCTGGGGGTGCGAAACGCTGCACGAGCAGGCCAAGGAGGAACTGGGACTCGACCATTTCGAGGGGCGGTCGTGGCGGGGCCTGACGCACCACGTGGCGTTGGTGATATTGACGATGTTGTTCTTGCAAACGGTACGCGCCTCGACCTGTGGCACCGCGCAGGTCGTGACCTTGCCCCAGGCACGGCGAGAAGCGAGCCGGACCCTGGAGGAGGTCCGGCTCGGTCGCTGTCCGCATTGTGGGGAACAACTGCAGGGAGCGCCTCCATGA